From the Burkholderia mayonis genome, one window contains:
- a CDS encoding substrate-binding domain-containing protein: MSKSDVFSCPPIRFFPFHFPPYLGGRETGGRPQHAVRLAIGLGSPRRDAKESDQSPSVSRIPSLKASRMKPVSRSVPDDIPINGFDDIPMASQVHPSLTTIRQPFPQMARAAVNTLVAHVGGANREP, translated from the coding sequence GTGTCGAAGTCAGACGTGTTTTCATGCCCGCCAATACGTTTCTTCCCGTTCCATTTTCCACCGTATCTCGGTGGCCGCGAAACCGGCGGCCGCCCACAGCACGCCGTGCGCCTTGCGATCGGCCTTGGCAGTCCGCGCAGGGATGCCAAGGAAAGCGATCAATCGCCCTCCGTGTCGCGCATCCCTTCCTTGAAGGCAAGTCGCATGAAACCGGTGAGCCGGAGCGTTCCCGACGACATCCCGATCAACGGATTCGACGACATTCCGATGGCGTCGCAGGTGCATCCGTCACTGACGACGATACGACAACCTTTTCCGCAAATGGCGCGCGCCGCCGTCAATACGTTGGTGGCGCACGTTGGTGGCGCAAATCGAGAGCCCTGA